The DNA segment TGTTCGAAGCGGTCTGCTCGGAAGGGAATTTTGCAAAGGCCGCGCGAAAAACGAGAACTTCGCTTCCGACGATCAGTAAACGAATTTCGAGATTGGAGCGAGTCTTAAAAGTGACCCTTTTCGAAAGAACCACCAGAAGCGTTCGACTCACGGAGGCGGGAAACAGATTTAGGATTCACACGGAGAAAATTCTTTCCGAACTCAGGATCGCAGAAAAAGAAACCTCTTCCGAAAGAGAGCTTAAGGGAAAAATCCGAATCACAGCCCCAGCTCCATTTGCAACGAGAATTCTTCCTTCCATTCTCGCGGAATTTAAAATCCAATATCCGGAAATTCAAGTGGAGGTCGTCTTCGGAAATGAAAAATTCAATCTCATCGAAGATCGATTCGACTTGGGAATTCGGATCATGAAACCGATCCATGGAAAACGGTGTAAAATTCTTTTACCCAATCCGATCATCGCAGTCGCCGCGCCAGTATATCTGGAAAAATACGGAATTCCGTTACAGCTTGCCGAGTTGGAAAATCATCCGATTTTGTTCGTGGACGAACAAGCGAACATCAAAATCCCCGGGACTAAAAAAAAGATTTCGGATCTATCGACCGACAGAGCGATTCGATCTAACAACGGTTCCTTTCTTTGCGAATTTATCGCGAGAGGCGGAAACGGAATTTTATTTCGATCCGTTTGGGATTTGGAGGAGCTTTTAGATTCCGGAAGACTCAGAAGAATTTTTCCAAATCTCCGTTTGAATTCGGATACTTGTGTTTGTCTTTTATTTCCATCCACAGAGAACCCACCCAAACGAGTTCTCCGATTTGCGGAATTTTTAGAATCTAAGATTGTGTTACGACAAACTTAAAACGTTTAAGGAAAAAATTTCCTCATCGTTGTTTCGGGTATAAACGAAACCGCTATCAAAATGGTGATCAGTGAAAATGCTATCGCCAAACCGAGAGCCGGGAAAAATCCCAACGGTTCGCTTCCCCTTTCGATCATATAAAGATTATCATCCAAAGTATAACCCATGTCTTTGTAAATTTTTTCGGATTCACTATCCAATGTGGTGTCCTTAAATCTTCCCTCGATCGTAAACTCAGGAGATGAAAAATAAGTTCCGTTATCCAAAGCTTCCTGCGTCACATCACTGTCTTTTACGATCACCTTTACGTGTTTTATATTCCCTTTTGCAAGAGTGGCGACAGGATACGTAATGTGTTGAAGTCTGTTTTTCTTTGTAGAAATTACATAATGATTCGCGGGAACAACTCCGTCTTTGATTTGGATGTATCTTGGAATTTGATCCGCGGGAGTGGCGACAAACTCGGCAAATGTAAATTCGGTTTTATTTTTTTTGGCGGAATGAAACTGCATATCAGGAACCGCTAATCCAAATACGATAAAACCGCTAGCCGCAATTCCCACCACTCGATTGATAATCGAAAATCCTCCGATAAACTGAATTCCCTTTAAAATAAGACTCATCGCAATCTCCTACTCATACGTGAAATAATTTGAAGACGGTGTATCAAACCTTTTCAAAAGGTCGATTCCTTTTTCACCAATATCGATTCGATACGATTGAAAACGGGAGAGAAATCCGAAAAAATGGATTGTTTAAAACAATATGCTTCCGAACGGAAAGCGTATGAAACCGGAAATTCTTAAACTGCGATTCCTTCAAAAAAGGAAAGTATGTTAGAATCTTCTGATTCCAAATGATCCAAACATTGTTCGATCACTCCCTCTAAATAGTAGGAATAGTTTTTATACGTTTTTAAAAATCCTTTTACTTCTCCCACTCTTTCAGCCGGAAGCTGATCCCGAACGATCAACTGAAAAAGCGCTAAAATTCCAAAGGCGGATTTGAGAGGATCCGTGAGTGAGGCGATCTTTAAAATTTCATCGGCGTCGACTTCTTGAAACGAAGGCAATAGATCCGTGATCAACTCAAGCGCTCCGATCGGAATCTGCCGATCGAGTGATTTGACATAGTTGATAATGGCACGGTAGGCGCGACTGTCTCCAACTCTGGAAAGAATCTGAATCACACCGGAAAGAAGTCGTTTGTGATATCCCCAGGAAAGTCTGCCCGAATCAGCGTCGCGCATCACCTGATACAAAAAACTCCAAACAAACTTATCGTTCCCGATCGCCTTATTTGCAAGCTCCTCGAGCCATTCGTCAAAAGCCGGATTTTCCATTTCTTTCGATAGAAAGTCTTCCAACTCTACGGGACTTCCGGTTTCCGGCATGTGATCCTTTTTGCGCATAGGCTCCCGATTATCCGCTAAAGAAGTTTTCTTTTCCATTCTTTTTCTTTGAAAATAGACCGAAATATCCGAAAAAACAAAGGAGAAGAAAAAACACAATTTTTCTCATCCTCTTTTATGGTGATACGAGCTTTCATTCGGGTCTTGAACAGCGATCGGAATTCGATTTCATTCTTCCCGTTATTTTAAAAACGACTAACGTTACCGCGTTTGACAATCGGTTGGATTTTTCTTTTTTAGGACGTAAATAGATCGGATTCAAATTTTTGAAAGGGATATATGTTTCCGCGTGAAAAAGGAAAAATTCTTTGACACAAGACTCGGTCGATCCGGAAACTAAGGTAGGACATTTTATGAATTCTCTTTCGACTCAAATTTTTCAGGACATCTATCACGCATCCCAATCCGGAAGAATGATAACGATCGGAGATTTGGAAATCAATACCGCAAAATCCGCGCATCAACTCAGACCCTATCTGGAAGATTTGAAAGAATCCAGTCTTGTGGTCGAACATCCGGAGGGATTTGAGATCGCTCCTTCCGGAAATCATTACTACCAAAGTCGCTGGGGTTGATAGAATTTTGAGAACTACAAATAGAATTCAGATTCCACCGGATCTATCCTAAAATTCTTGGAAATGTCAAGAAGGCCTTTCTCCATTTTCGTCTTTTTTATTTAAAAGAAACACGGCAAGAACCGCAAAAGTTCCGCCGATCGTAGTCGTAAAACTCGGGATCTCATTCAAAAAAATCCAACTTCCAAAAAGCGCGGTTACCGGCACGAGAAAGATAAACGAACTCGCAGTTCTTGAACCCAATTTGGAAGAGGCAAAAAAATAAACCGTGGTTCCAAAGGTTGTGGAAATCACGGCGAGATAAAAGATCTGAAACCAAAAGGAAGGTCCGGCATGCAGAGCATTCTCCACTCCGAAAGGAAGAGCGAGAAAAAAATCGAGAACAGCTCCGATACAAAAAACATAAAAACTATAAACGAGCGGAGAAATATCCTGGCTAGTGCTGTGACTGTTCACATTGAGAAGAGCCCAACTAAAAGCACAAAGCAGAAAAAAAACATTTCCCGATTGAAACAGAGAACTCCAATCCAAATCCCAAAGACGAAGTAAAATACAACCACCAATCAAACCGAAGATCAATCCGATCGCCGCTCTTGCGGACGGTAATTTTTTTTGCATCGAATGTACGAGCACATACGTAAGAATCGGATTTATCGTAGTCACCAAAACCCCACCCGCACCCGCGAGTCCATTGCTCAGTCCCAATAAAAAAAACTGATTGTAGATCGTATAAAGAATTCCGCCGATCCCGACTTGAAACAAAGCTTTTGTTCCGGGTAGACGCAAGGATTCTTTTCTCCACAAGACTATCGGAAGCAAAGAAACCGCAGTCGCTAAAAATCTCCAGAAGATGATTACATTTGGATGTTGCGTTCCTACGATCAGTTTTGCGGAAGGCCAAGCAAAACCCCAAGAGATCATCGAAACAACAAGAAGGATGTAGAATTTTTTGCCCGGATCGGTTTGCATCATAAGGTAAACCCCTCTTTTACCAATTTCGGAAATCGTAAGTCAGATACAATCTTTACTTTGAAAGGATCGTGTCTTGGAACGAGTTCTCTATTCTCAAATCAGCTCCGTAACCAAGCCCATCAAGAATGGATTCGATACATTTCTAACACAGGTTTTGCGGGAATTTCTAAATCATCAACCGTTTCGAAACGCATTTCACAAGAAAGAACACTGCACGAGAGCCGATCCCTTTTTTATCGCGGTTCCTTCCGCAACGACGACTTAAGTCATGATCACACAATCCTCCAAAATAACCGGCCATCTGACACCGCTTTTGATCACTGCGATTTGGCAATCGTCTCCGATTTCAACGTTCTCTTAAATCACAACGTAATCCATGATCACAACATTCTTTCCGAATCAAACTCTCGGATGAATGCTTGCTTTGGGGGAAATTAAGGGGGAATGTTTCGACTTTTTTTAAAAAGAGAAAGCAATTCTATAAATTTGATCCTCGCCTGATTTTCAGATACGACCAATACTGAAGAAAATTTAAAAGTCAAAGAGGGAAAGGATCCTTTTATTTTTAAGCAAATCTTTTTGGATTTGCTTTGGGTTCGTATGCCAGTATTCCAAAAATAGAGCATACGAACTTTAGAATTTTTTATCAATCAGAGAAGAGATTTTTCAAACTCCTGAATTTTTTCAATATGCCTCATTGTTAGATCGACATCATCCCATCCTTGAATGATTCGATTTGACAATGAATCGGATAAAGCAAATTTATTCACTTTCCCTCCAGCAACGAGATCAAACGTGTTCAAATCCGCAGTGACTTCGGCTCCTTCGTTTGATTCGACATAGGATAAAATCTCTTTCACTTCTTTAAGAGTTTTAAAATATTCCACTTTCCTGTTAAATTCCTTTCCTTTCGGAACAAAATCCTTTCCTTCCAGATAACGAAAGGTAGTGTCATCGGGAGCTATCAAGACCGCTCTCGCACCGGCTTCGATACAAAGATTACAGAGAGTCATTCTTCCTTCCATAGACAGATCGGATACGGTCTCCCCTTTATATTCGATTACGTATCCCTGAGCGCCGTCCGTTCCTATCTTTCCGATTAGAAACAGAGCGAGGTCCTTAGCGCTCACATCGTGAGAAAGTTTTCCATCGATCTTTACCAAAAAATTTTTTGATTTTTTTAGACGAATCATCTGCGTAGCCAAAACGTGCTCGATCTCACTCGTGCCAATTCCGAG comes from the Leptospira sp. WS92.C1 genome and includes:
- a CDS encoding DMT family transporter gives rise to the protein MQTDPGKKFYILLVVSMISWGFAWPSAKLIVGTQHPNVIIFWRFLATAVSLLPIVLWRKESLRLPGTKALFQVGIGGILYTIYNQFFLLGLSNGLAGAGGVLVTTINPILTYVLVHSMQKKLPSARAAIGLIFGLIGGCILLRLWDLDWSSLFQSGNVFFLLCAFSWALLNVNSHSTSQDISPLVYSFYVFCIGAVLDFFLALPFGVENALHAGPSFWFQIFYLAVISTTFGTTVYFFASSKLGSRTASSFIFLVPVTALFGSWIFLNEIPSFTTTIGGTFAVLAVFLLNKKDENGERPS
- a CDS encoding LysR family transcriptional regulator; protein product: MNLESILDLELFEAVCSEGNFAKAARKTRTSLPTISKRISRLERVLKVTLFERTTRSVRLTEAGNRFRIHTEKILSELRIAEKETSSERELKGKIRITAPAPFATRILPSILAEFKIQYPEIQVEVVFGNEKFNLIEDRFDLGIRIMKPIHGKRCKILLPNPIIAVAAPVYLEKYGIPLQLAELENHPILFVDEQANIKIPGTKKKISDLSTDRAIRSNNGSFLCEFIARGGNGILFRSVWDLEELLDSGRLRRIFPNLRLNSDTCVCLLFPSTENPPKRVLRFAEFLESKIVLRQT